TTGCATCATCAGTGATGGTTAATTCAATTCCCTGTTTCTCAGCAAGCTTTGCAATTTTTTCAAACTGTATGTCCACAATTTCACGTATTTCCTCTAATCTCAGCGGATGAAAAACAATGATCTCGTCAACTCTGTTCAGGAATTCAGGCCTCAAGGTCTTTTTCAGCATCCTGTGAACTTCATTCTGAATATCTTTATAAATCTGACGGCGATTCTCATCATTGATTGACTGGCTCTTCTCCATAATATAGGACGCTCCGAGATTGGAGGTCATAATGATTATTGTATTATTAAAATTAACTACTCTTCCCTGATTATCCGTTAATCTTCCTTCATCAAGTACCTGAAGCAGGATATTGAACACATCAGGATGGGCTTTTTCTATCTCATCCAAAAGAAGCACTGAATATGGGCGCCTTCTCACAGCTTCTGTAAGCTGGCCGCCTTCATCATACCCCACATATCCCGGAGGAGCTCCGATAAGGCGTGAAACCGAATGTTTTTCCATGTATTCCGACATGTCAATTCTGACCATGGCTTTTTCATCATCAAATAGAAACTCTGCAAGTGCACGGGCAAGTTCTGTTTTTCCTACTCCTGTTGTACCGAGGAAAATAAACGAACCTATGGGCCTTGACTCCTCCTGAAGCCCCGCTCTGCCGCGTCTTATAGCGTTTGATACTGCACTTACAGCCTCATCCTGGCCTCTTACTCTTATAGTAATACGTTCTTCCATATGGACAAGCTTTTCCCTTTCCGATTCAAGCATCTTGGAAACAGGTATGCCTGTCCACTTTGCAACAATCTCTGCTATATCTTCCTCTTCAACTTCTTCTTTCAGCATCTTGTGATCTTTCTGCAGTTCAACAAGTTTATTATTTACATCTTCCAGCTCTTTTTCAAGAGAAGGAATTGTTCCGTAAGTAAGTTCCGCAGTTTTTGAAAGGTTACCCTCTCTCTCCATCTTTACTGCTTCTGCTCTCGCTTTTTCAATATCTTCTTTTAGTCTTCTTATTCCGGCTATCAGTTCCTTTTCAATCTGCCAGTGAGAACGCAAAGCTCCGGACTGCTCTTTAAGATTTGCCAGCTCCTCTTTTATGGATTTCAGCCGCTCCTTTGATTTGCTGTCCTTCTCCTTCTTAACAGCCTCTTTTTCAATCTCAAGCTGTTTTATCTGCCGTTCAGCCTGATCCAGCTCTTCAGGCATGGAATCAATCTCTATGCGAAGTTTGGATGCAGCTTCGTCAATCAAATCTATTGCCTTGTCAGGCAGGAATCTGTCTGTAATATATCTGTGAGATAAAACCGCTGCAGCAACAATCGCACTGTCCTGAATGCGTACTCCGTGGTGAACTTCATATCTTTCCTTCAGCCCCCTGAGAATTGAAATTGTATCAGTGACAGAAGGCTCGGATATTCTAACAGGCTGAAAACGCCTCTCTAATGCTGCATCTTTTTCAATGTACTTTCTGTATTCATCAAGGGTTGTAGCTCCGATACATCTCAGCTCGCCTCTTGCAAGAGCAGGCTTCAGCATATTTGATGCATCAACAGCACCCTCTGCACTTCCTGCGCCGACAAGGGTGTGAAGTTCATCGATAAAGAGTATTACATTCCCTTCGGATTCGTGTATCTCACGAAGTACAGCCTTAAGCCTGTCCTCAAATTCTCCCCTGAATTTTGCACCTGCAATCAAAGCTCCCATATCAAGAGCAAGAATCTGCTTTGTTTTAAGATTTTCAGGCACATCACCTGCTGCTATTCGGGATGCGATTCCTTCCACAACTGCGGTTTTCCCCACTCCTGGCTCACCTATCAGGACAGGATTATTTTTTGTCCTTCGTGACAGAACCTGAAGCACCCGCCTTATCTCCTCATCGCGCCCTATCACAGGGTCAAGCTTCTGCTGCCTTGCAGCTTCATTCAAATTTTTTGCATAACGGTTTAATGCATGATATTTATCTTCCGGATTTTGATCTGTTACTCTCTGGCTCCCCCTGGCCTCTTTCATAACCTTGAGTACATTGTCATAACTTACACCCTGATTTTTCAGCATTTCGCTTACAGGCAGATTTTGAGCAGACAGAGCCAGCAGTATGTGTTCCACACTGATATACTCATCCTTCAATTTTTCCGCTTCTTTCAAGCTCTGCTGAAGAACAGCATCAAGTTCGCGGGACATATATATCTGGCCCACTCCTCCGCTTACCTTCGGGAACCGGTCTATTCTGTCTTTTAAAAATAATTTTATCTCCGGGAGATTTGCTTCCAGTTTTTTCATCATTGACACAGCAAAACTTCCGGAATCCTCAAGCAGAGAAAACAGAAGGTGTTCCGGTTCAATCTGCTGATTATTTCTATCGGATGCCAGTTGCTGGGAATGCTGCAAAGCTTCCTGAACCTTAATAGTAAATTTATTAATATCTATCATTTATATTCACCTCACCCTCTTTAAAAGCTGTTATCCTCTGTTTTGTTCCTTAAAATAAACAACCAGCCAAAAAAATGTGGATTTCATACTGCTTTTACATAAAAGGCGAGGGCTGCGCACCCTCGCCTTATTATACACAGCCTTAATTGCTAACTGTTTGGGCTTATTTTATTTCAAATACAATCAAGGTACACAGCTCCCTTTTATTTTAATTCTGCCGTTCATTTAATTTTATTACATTTTATTTATCATCATCTACTACTTCAAAATCCGCATCTTCAACATTTTTATCAGAGTCAGAAGGTTCTGCCTCAGCTTGCTGAGAAGCTGCTTCCTGTTCCGCCCCTGCTCCAGGAGCACCCTGTGCCTGAGAATACATTTTGCTTGCAGCTTCCTGCCATATCTTGTTAAGATCGTCGGTAGATGATTTTATCTCATCAATATTTGATCCTTTGAGAGCCTCTTTAACTCTGCCTACGGCTGCTTCGATTTTATTTTTCGCATCTCCGTCAACCTTGTCTCCGAACTCTTTTAAATTTTTCTCTGTCTGGTAAACAAGCTGATCTGCAGAGTTTCTTACATCTATCTCTTCCCTGCGTTTTTTATCCTCCGCAGCATGAGATTGGGCATCCTTTACCATCTTTTCAATCTCTTCTTCCGTAAGGCCTGAAGATGCTTCAATCCGGATAGACTGCTCTTTCCCGGTTGCTTTATCCTTTGCCGACACATTGAGAATTCCGTTTGCATCTATATCAAACCCGACTTCTATTTGAGGAATCCCCCGCGGAGCAGGCGGTATTCCGTCAAGATGAAATTTTCCAATTGTTTTATTGTCCCTTGCCAGCTCCCGTTCTCCCTGCAGAACATGTATTTCCACAGAAGTCTGGCTATCAGCTGCAGTTGAAAATACCTCGCTTTTTTTCGTCGGAATTGTCGTGTTCTTTTCAATAAGCCTTGTAAATACTCCGCCCAGGGTTTCTATTCCGAGAGAGAGCGGTGTGACATCAAGAAGCAGCACATCCTTTACGTCACCGCTTAAAACTCCGCCCTGAATTGCAGCACCGATTGCAACAACTTCGTCCGGATTTACACCCTTATGAGGCTCCTTGCCGAAAATATCTTTGACTATCTCCTGCACACGGGGAACTCTTATCATTCCCCCTACAAGAATAACATCATCAATATCACTTTTTGCAAGCCCTGCATCCTTAAGAGCAAGTTCACAAGGTTTTACAGTACGCTGGAAAAGATCATCACACAGCTGCTCAAACTTTGAGCGTGTGAGAGTTACATTAAGATGTTTCGGGCCTGTGTCAGTGGCAGTTACAAAAGGCAGATTGATCTCAGTCTGTTTTGTAGAAGAGAGTTCAATCTTTGCTTTTTCAGAAGCCTCCTTTAATCTCTGCAAAGCCATAGGGTCTTTTGAAAGATCAACACCTTCCGTTTTTTTAAACTCTTCAACAAGCCAGTTTATAATTCTCTGATCAAAATCATCACCGCCGAGGTGAGTATCTCCGTTTGTTGATTTTACTTCAAAAACTCCGTCTCCCAGCTCTAATATTGAAATATCAAATGTACCGCCGCCGAGATCATAAACAGCTATTTTCTCATTTTTCTTCTTATCAAGGCCGTATGCAAGGCTTGCAGCTGTCGGTTCATTGATAATTCTTTTAACTTCAAGGCCGGCAATAACACCAGCCTCTTTTGTCGCCTGTCTCTGACTGTCATTAAAGTATGCAGGAACAGTCACTACTGCTTCAGTTACCTTCTGTCCAAGATACTCTTCTGCTGTCTGCTTCATCTTCTGAAGAATCATAGCAGATATTTCAGGCGGTGAATACTCTTTGTCGTCAATCTTAACGCGTGCAACATTATTTTTGCCTTTTACTACCTTATAAGGCACTTCACCAATCTCATTTTCCACTTCTCCGAACATTCTTCCCATAAAACGCTTAATGGAGTAGATAGTTTTATCAGGATTAGTAACAGCCTGACGTTTTGCAGGTGCGCCAACCAGCCTCTCTCCGTCTTTTGAAAATGCTACCATTGACGGAGTTGTACGTGCGCCTTCTGCATTAGGTATAACAACCGGCTCACCGCCCTCAAGAACAGCAACGCATGAGTTAGTAGTACCAAGATCAATACCAATTATTTTTCCCATATCAAACAACCTCCTTATTTATCAATATCTGTGTTATTTTTTGTCTTTAATTTGAGTTTTATCCTTGCCTTTACTCTTAGAAGACTCCGGTTTACTGCTGCTTTTACGTTTATAATCAGTTTCATAGAATCCTGATCCCTTAAAAATCAGTCCTGACCCCTTCCCTATCAGCTTTTTTACATGCCCTCCGCACTCGGGACACTTTTTAACAGGCGGTTCAGTCATAGACTGAAAAACCTCGAATTCATATCCGCATTTCTCACACTTGTACTCATAAGTCGGCATTTCTTTTCCTCACTTTCTAAAATCCGATTTTTAACCCATAATTTTATGAATGAGCTTTTTTTCTTCTTCCGACGGGTTTGCAGGAATCTTTACATTTATTTTTACATACTGATCACCCTTTACCCCGCTCTTTTTCACACCAAGGCCGGGCAGCCTTAAGGTTTTGCCGTTTTTTGTTAAAGCAGGAATCTTAAGATTTACTTTTTTCCCGTGAACAGTTTTTACCTTTACTGTTGTCCCCTGTACAGATTGTTTCAATGATAGTGTAACAGCACATAAAATATCATTGCCTTTTCTTGAAAAGAATCTATGTTTCTGTACCCTGACAGTTACAATCATGTCACCGGCTTTATGTCCATTCTCTCCCTTTTTACCCTCTCCTTTTAAACGAATCTTCTTGCCGTCTTCAACTCCGGCAGGAAGCTTGACAGAATATTTTCTGTCTCCGAGGACTACTCCCCTGCCGTGGCATTGATCACAGGGGTTTTCAATTATCGTACCTCTGCCATAACATTTGGGACATGGCCGGCTAACACCGAATCCGCCCTGCACAACATTGACAAATCCGCGGCCCTGGCATTCCGGGCATGTTTTAACAGTTGATCCCGGTTTTGCACCGCCTCCTCCGCATGTAGGACAGGTTTTCTCTTTTTTAACAGAAAAACTCGCTTTTCCCCCTGTAATACTCAGCTCAAACGGAACTTTCAGCTCCACATTAATGGTATTCTCATTTTCAACATTGACATGGCGGCCACTCGCTGCTTTGCCCATATCAAAAAACTGGCTGAAAACATCTCCAAGGCCGAATCCTCCGAACATATCAGAAAAATTTCCTGAAGAACCACGGCCGCCTCTTTTTGGCCTTCCTCGAAAAGAATTAAAATCAAATCCGGAGAAATCAAATCCCTGAGGCGAGCCTCCCCCAAAAGATCCGCCGTACTTTCTCATTTGATCATATTGAGAGCGCTTCTTTTCATCACTTAAAACAGAGTATGCTTCGGATATCTCTTTAAACTTTTCTTCAGCTTCTCTATTCCCTGGATTTGCATCCGGGTGGTATTTTTTTGCAAGTTTCCTGTACGCAACCTTTATATCATTTTTCCCTGCGTTTTCTTTAATCCCTAAAACTTTATAATAATCT
Above is a window of bacterium DNA encoding:
- the clpB gene encoding ATP-dependent chaperone ClpB — translated: MDINKFTIKVQEALQHSQQLASDRNNQQIEPEHLLFSLLEDSGSFAVSMMKKLEANLPEIKLFLKDRIDRFPKVSGGVGQIYMSRELDAVLQQSLKEAEKLKDEYISVEHILLALSAQNLPVSEMLKNQGVSYDNVLKVMKEARGSQRVTDQNPEDKYHALNRYAKNLNEAARQQKLDPVIGRDEEIRRVLQVLSRRTKNNPVLIGEPGVGKTAVVEGIASRIAAGDVPENLKTKQILALDMGALIAGAKFRGEFEDRLKAVLREIHESEGNVILFIDELHTLVGAGSAEGAVDASNMLKPALARGELRCIGATTLDEYRKYIEKDAALERRFQPVRISEPSVTDTISILRGLKERYEVHHGVRIQDSAIVAAAVLSHRYITDRFLPDKAIDLIDEAASKLRIEIDSMPEELDQAERQIKQLEIEKEAVKKEKDSKSKERLKSIKEELANLKEQSGALRSHWQIEKELIAGIRRLKEDIEKARAEAVKMEREGNLSKTAELTYGTIPSLEKELEDVNNKLVELQKDHKMLKEEVEEEDIAEIVAKWTGIPVSKMLESEREKLVHMEERITIRVRGQDEAVSAVSNAIRRGRAGLQEESRPIGSFIFLGTTGVGKTELARALAEFLFDDEKAMVRIDMSEYMEKHSVSRLIGAPPGYVGYDEGGQLTEAVRRRPYSVLLLDEIEKAHPDVFNILLQVLDEGRLTDNQGRVVNFNNTIIIMTSNLGASYIMEKSQSINDENRRQIYKDIQNEVHRMLKKTLRPEFLNRVDEIIVFHPLRLEEIREIVDIQFEKIAKLAEKQGIELTITDDARNLIADMGYDPAFGARPLKRVIQKMVANTLANRILSGEITKGDSVEVIAKENILDFKKKIS
- the dnaK gene encoding molecular chaperone DnaK, whose amino-acid sequence is MGKIIGIDLGTTNSCVAVLEGGEPVVIPNAEGARTTPSMVAFSKDGERLVGAPAKRQAVTNPDKTIYSIKRFMGRMFGEVENEIGEVPYKVVKGKNNVARVKIDDKEYSPPEISAMILQKMKQTAEEYLGQKVTEAVVTVPAYFNDSQRQATKEAGVIAGLEVKRIINEPTAASLAYGLDKKKNEKIAVYDLGGGTFDISILELGDGVFEVKSTNGDTHLGGDDFDQRIINWLVEEFKKTEGVDLSKDPMALQRLKEASEKAKIELSSTKQTEINLPFVTATDTGPKHLNVTLTRSKFEQLCDDLFQRTVKPCELALKDAGLAKSDIDDVILVGGMIRVPRVQEIVKDIFGKEPHKGVNPDEVVAIGAAIQGGVLSGDVKDVLLLDVTPLSLGIETLGGVFTRLIEKNTTIPTKKSEVFSTAADSQTSVEIHVLQGERELARDNKTIGKFHLDGIPPAPRGIPQIEVGFDIDANGILNVSAKDKATGKEQSIRIEASSGLTEEEIEKMVKDAQSHAAEDKKRREEIDVRNSADQLVYQTEKNLKEFGDKVDGDAKNKIEAAVGRVKEALKGSNIDEIKSSTDDLNKIWQEAASKMYSQAQGAPGAGAEQEAASQQAEAEPSDSDKNVEDADFEVVDDDK
- a CDS encoding zinc ribbon domain-containing protein, with product MPTYEYKCEKCGYEFEVFQSMTEPPVKKCPECGGHVKKLIGKGSGLIFKGSGFYETDYKRKSSSKPESSKSKGKDKTQIKDKK
- a CDS encoding J domain-containing protein, encoding MNSKDYYKVLGIKENAGKNDIKVAYRKLAKKYHPDANPGNREAEEKFKEISEAYSVLSDEKKRSQYDQMRKYGGSFGGGSPQGFDFSGFDFNSFRGRPKRGGRGSSGNFSDMFGGFGLGDVFSQFFDMGKAASGRHVNVENENTINVELKVPFELSITGGKASFSVKKEKTCPTCGGGGAKPGSTVKTCPECQGRGFVNVVQGGFGVSRPCPKCYGRGTIIENPCDQCHGRGVVLGDRKYSVKLPAGVEDGKKIRLKGEGKKGENGHKAGDMIVTVRVQKHRFFSRKGNDILCAVTLSLKQSVQGTTVKVKTVHGKKVNLKIPALTKNGKTLRLPGLGVKKSGVKGDQYVKINVKIPANPSEEEKKLIHKIMG